Proteins from a genomic interval of Vicinamibacteria bacterium:
- a CDS encoding S8/S53 family peptidase — translation MLDEIAREPQRKGPPEPAASLTLLRSAKKAHALLGAAQNPEGLDAANQELCRVLGGSPDKPCLSAVIPLRRAAPAPGPALAMPGAPSPEPPQEYLLCLARKAGAPLGSLATELGFSQLVKGLSAAKAEHERLGLRFPYRLNVAWEAAQQTLPPPPKPSADEEAAKAISRNDPRWSLKQIDYEGALKLLGDKRTREQRPGEDPGHGVRVAHLDTGYTDNCQYRDGASPHGPLQPQLGYDYFACGQDPRDPLTPPGLPGVPLFSETRQPSHGTGTGTVLASPHVLPAGCNPPQAEDKVLGIVPGAEVVPVRVTDGILLGFPSFPKALFEGIGDITFDLRVKSLAAGVYHAIEKHAQVISISMGGVCAESKEDMQSNAELQQVIAEAEQQGIIVVAAAGQYPMPTFLKDLFFKSYPVSFPGSYPSVITVAGSTVFGTPWSQSSRGPKVDITAPALGVWRSETKSEGGTISEDIDIGDGTSFATAITAGVATLWVQYWGRDLLFDKYGPALSSAFRYALKKSAQTPAELAARLGTESYAPEIRRRAQPWSSYGGFGPGLLNVAKLLSTPLPDRADVCADELKSGRRGSETSPAYMAVCPKR, via the coding sequence GTGCTGGATGAAATCGCGCGCGAACCACAGCGAAAGGGCCCACCAGAACCAGCGGCATCCCTGACCCTGCTCCGATCAGCAAAGAAGGCACATGCCCTCCTGGGAGCCGCGCAGAATCCCGAGGGTCTCGACGCCGCCAATCAAGAGCTCTGCCGGGTCCTGGGGGGCTCGCCCGACAAGCCCTGCCTTTCCGCCGTCATTCCCTTGAGGCGAGCGGCCCCCGCGCCCGGCCCTGCGCTGGCCATGCCCGGCGCACCTTCTCCGGAGCCGCCCCAGGAATATCTCCTCTGCCTGGCAAGAAAGGCGGGTGCGCCCCTGGGAAGCTTGGCCACCGAGCTGGGTTTCAGCCAGCTCGTCAAGGGACTGAGCGCGGCCAAGGCAGAGCATGAGCGCCTCGGCTTGCGATTCCCCTACCGACTCAATGTGGCCTGGGAGGCCGCGCAGCAGACCCTGCCCCCCCCGCCCAAGCCGTCCGCGGACGAGGAGGCCGCGAAAGCCATCTCCCGGAACGACCCCCGGTGGTCGCTGAAGCAGATCGACTACGAGGGCGCCCTCAAGCTCCTGGGGGACAAGCGAACCCGAGAACAGCGCCCGGGGGAAGACCCGGGTCACGGCGTGCGGGTGGCCCACTTGGACACCGGCTACACCGACAACTGCCAGTACCGAGATGGAGCGTCCCCCCATGGACCCCTGCAACCCCAGCTGGGTTACGACTACTTCGCTTGCGGGCAGGACCCGCGGGACCCCCTCACCCCACCGGGCCTACCCGGAGTGCCTCTCTTCAGCGAGACACGACAGCCCTCCCACGGGACGGGCACAGGCACGGTGCTGGCGAGCCCCCACGTGTTGCCGGCCGGATGTAACCCGCCTCAGGCGGAGGACAAGGTCCTGGGCATCGTCCCCGGCGCGGAGGTCGTGCCCGTCCGCGTCACCGATGGAATTCTGCTGGGCTTCCCGAGCTTCCCGAAGGCTCTGTTCGAAGGGATCGGAGACATCACCTTTGACCTCCGCGTGAAGTCCCTCGCCGCCGGCGTGTATCACGCGATCGAGAAGCATGCCCAGGTGATCTCGATCAGCATGGGCGGAGTCTGCGCGGAGAGCAAGGAGGACATGCAGAGCAACGCCGAATTGCAACAGGTGATCGCCGAGGCCGAGCAGCAGGGAATCATTGTCGTGGCCGCCGCGGGACAGTACCCCATGCCAACTTTCCTGAAGGATCTCTTCTTCAAGAGCTATCCGGTGAGCTTCCCCGGCTCCTATCCCTCCGTGATCACGGTGGCCGGCAGTACCGTCTTCGGCACCCCCTGGAGCCAGTCGTCACGCGGCCCGAAGGTCGACATCACCGCTCCCGCCCTCGGCGTCTGGAGATCGGAGACGAAGAGCGAGGGCGGCACGATCAGCGAGGATATCGACATTGGCGACGGGACCTCTTTCGCGACCGCGATCACGGCCGGGGTTGCGACGCTTTGGGTCCAATACTGGGGTCGCGATCTGCTCTTCGATAAGTACGGCCCCGCCCTTTCTTCGGCCTTCCGCTACGCTCTGAAGAAAAGCGCCCAGACCCCGGCTGAGCTGGCGGCTCGGCTTGGGACCGAGAGCTACGCACCAGAGATACGGCGCCGAGCGCAGCCCTGGAGCAGTTACGGTGGCTTCGGTCCAGGGCTGCTCAACGTCGCGAAGCTTCTCTCGACACCACTGCCAGACCGAGCCGACGTTTGCGCAGATGAGCTCAAGAGCGGCCGGCGGGGGTCCGAGACTTCACCTGCCTACATGGCAGTCTGCCCTAAGCGGTAG